In Kaistella sp. 97-N-M2, the sequence ACGGCCATCGCCATCGTTCGCGAAAAAGAAAGCGGCACGATGGAAGTTCTGCTCGTTTCGCCCATGAAACCTTACATCATTATCCTCGCGAAAGCCATTCCGTACTTTATCTTATCGGTGCTGATTCTTATTTCCATCCTTATACTAAGCGTCACCGTTCTCGATTTACCCATTCGAGGAAACCTGTTATTACTGTTTGGCATCAGCATTATTTTCATCATCACGAATCTTCTTATTGGCATCGTTATTTCCATTCTCACGAATACACAACAAACGGCTATGCTCATTTCGCTTGTCGGCACCATGCTTCCAACGCTGATGTTGAGCGGCTTTATGTTTCCCGTGGAAAACATGCCGGTGCCGCTTCAAGTGGTGGGAAATATAATTCCCGCAAAATGGTATTACGAGATCGTAAAAAACATCATGATCAAAGGAACCGGTCTTGAAGTGCTCTGGAAACACGTGCTCGTTCTTTTTGGAATGATGATTATTTTGTTCGTTATCGCCGTAAAAAAATTCAAAATACGTTTGGAATGAAAAAACAAAAACGCAATGCTAAGCGAAACGCCTCTGCGACCTCAAAACTATCAAGTAAAGAAAATTATCATCAGAAGACTTTGCGTTAAAAAAACACCTTGGTTTTAAAAACACAGTTAAAAAATCAAAATGTTCAGAACCTTATCCATCTTAATTAAAAAAGAATTTCTCCAAATATTCCGGAACAGATCGATCCTGGCCATTATTTTCGTCATGCCGGTCATTCAGTTGGTTATTCTTCCGCTGGCTGCCAACTACGAGATCAAGAACATCAAAATCGCCGTCGTGGATCACGATAAATCGACGCAGTCGCGGGAATTGATCCGAAAAATAACGGCTTCCGGCTATTTTAAAATGACGCACTACGGCGAAAATTATGAAAAAGCCTATGAGGAAATCGAAAAAGATAAAGCCGATCTCATCCTCGAAGTCCCAAACAATTTCGAGAAAGATCTGGTTCGTGAAAACAGTGGGAAAATCTTGCTCGCCATAAACGCCATCAACGGAACAAAAGCCGGACTTTCCGCCAGTTATCTCGCACAGATTTTACAGCATTATAACCGACAGATTCAGGTAGAAATTGATCCTGGCGCCGAAAGTTCCGCCGAAACTTCAGGTTTGGAAATCCTTCCCACATTTTGGTTTAATGAAAATTACAATTATCGGCTTTCCTTAGTTCCGGGAATTCTGGCTTTTTTAGTCACATTGATCAGCGGATATTTGGCAGCTCTAAATATTGTGCAGGAAAAGGAAACAGGCACGATTGAGCAGATTAACGTATCGCCCATTAAGAAAAGAGATTTCATTTTAGGCAAACTTATCCCGTTCTGGATTCTGGCGATGGTTGCGTTCACCATCGGACTTTTCGTCACCATTTTCGTTTATAATATTCAGATGCAGGGAAGCTTTTTGTTGCTCTACGGGTTTATTGCCGTCTATCTGGTGACGGTTTTGGGTTTGGGACTTTTGGCTTCGGTTTACAGCGAAACGCAGCAGCAGGCAATGTTTATCGTTTTCTTTTTTATGATGATTTTCATTTTGATGAGCGGACTTTTTACACCAACCGAAAGCATGACGGAGTGGGCAAAATATATCGCTTACGCCAATCCCGTAACGTATGGCGTGGATGGTATCCGCTTAATTATGTTGAAAAACAGCGGCGTGCGGGATCTTCTGCCCCATTTTTCATTTCTGATAGGTTTGGGAAGTGTCGCGATTACGTGGGCAGTTTTGCGTTACCGAAAAACCAATTAGGAAACACCTTCAAGACCTGAAGACCTGACTTTAATCATTGCAGAAAAACCGCAGAAAGCCC encodes:
- a CDS encoding ABC transporter permease gives rise to the protein MFRTLSILIKKEFLQIFRNRSILAIIFVMPVIQLVILPLAANYEIKNIKIAVVDHDKSTQSRELIRKITASGYFKMTHYGENYEKAYEEIEKDKADLILEVPNNFEKDLVRENSGKILLAINAINGTKAGLSASYLAQILQHYNRQIQVEIDPGAESSAETSGLEILPTFWFNENYNYRLSLVPGILAFLVTLISGYLAALNIVQEKETGTIEQINVSPIKKRDFILGKLIPFWILAMVAFTIGLFVTIFVYNIQMQGSFLLLYGFIAVYLVTVLGLGLLASVYSETQQQAMFIVFFFMMIFILMSGLFTPTESMTEWAKYIAYANPVTYGVDGIRLIMLKNSGVRDLLPHFSFLIGLGSVAITWAVLRYRKTN